A genomic region of Microbacterium schleiferi contains the following coding sequences:
- a CDS encoding cation-translocating P-type ATPase has protein sequence MTEQTKAQSTQNRPVRASDTTAWWTLDTDAVVRSLGTDAANGLTSADAARRLATGGPNTIPAPPAPSAWTIALRMLADPMNLMLVAVVVVSLIIAQFAVGFIVAALIVLNVVLGTRQELAARASVDGLSKLQIPHVKVIRDGSLREVPAPEIVPGDLVQLEAGDLVPADGRILRSANLQTQEAALTGESAPVDKDVTTIDGHDVALGDRANMLWQNTTVTRGTAAMVITGTGMSTQMGQIAAMLTAVAPSKSPLQRELDGLTKVLGFVAWGAVAIMIILGLLRGETIATVLLVGIAMAVSAIPSALPTFVQGMLAYGARQLAEHRAVVKNLSDVETLGATSAINSDKTGTLTLNQMTATKLYALGQWFTVEGEGYRKTGALRHAAGKDVPDFTPLAYGLCLNSDATVSDAGVVVGDPTEAALVVLAAKLGVDAEESRRAYPREAEVPFDSAYKFMVTFHHAPLQGTETFLATMKGGPDVVIDRCSHVVTADGVVPIADAKDSILEANAELSRNGLRVLAIAVRDLAGQEAAAKSDPMSLAEDFTFVALVGIIDPLRPEAIEAVRIAGEAGIEVRMITGDHAVTAAAIGAQLGLGPGAISGPELRALSDEELTERLPELHVFGRVTPEDKLRIARLMQERGDVVAMTGDAVNDAAALKQADIGVAMGSGSEVTKQAGKMILTDDNFGTLVEAIRLGRTIYDKIVSYVRYQMATLFSLVLLFLVSSLLDINNGTPITPLMVLFLSFFITFFPVIVITLDPSPTGLMSQPPRDTKIPLANARSIGQWLLYGVAIFAVALAAMLLSPGTPSQTEPTVPVTMTFVVLSLGSVLAGFAMRRDPGSGLAAPITNALKWMWIPIVLTVLSVELDFMNALLMTTPLDAAQWWLAIGLALIPRSWSRSTSSSAAHSGEACAHPEKVGDTGGCQARLPEDLLRGGITLGLHQHRRAWLAATGGTVEFAGLSGRIEGGADDAERPVLHRMRDLERAIQDGAVEHPRAAGASRLGLKSGVCRAGMSGEHLDAAGLVFCRHPFEEGVREQQVRELGLLIAAPLSEAGESVAAQMAAAALEVLGLQCGTAPRAAGVAHDTCASSGLGAPLEDGPHQRGQQEVREVVGLHLHIAAVRGRLVG, from the coding sequence ATGACCGAGCAGACCAAAGCACAATCCACCCAGAACAGGCCCGTGCGGGCATCCGACACCACCGCGTGGTGGACCCTCGATACGGATGCCGTCGTGCGCAGCCTCGGGACGGATGCCGCGAACGGCCTGACCTCGGCCGATGCCGCACGGCGTCTGGCCACCGGTGGACCCAACACGATCCCCGCTCCCCCGGCCCCGAGCGCGTGGACGATCGCGCTGCGGATGCTCGCCGACCCCATGAACCTCATGCTCGTTGCGGTCGTGGTGGTGAGCCTGATCATCGCCCAGTTCGCCGTCGGGTTCATCGTCGCCGCCCTCATCGTGCTCAACGTCGTGCTCGGCACGCGGCAAGAACTCGCCGCCCGCGCGAGCGTCGACGGTCTCTCCAAACTCCAGATCCCCCATGTGAAGGTGATCCGCGACGGATCGCTGCGCGAGGTCCCCGCTCCCGAAATCGTGCCCGGTGATCTCGTGCAACTCGAGGCCGGCGATCTCGTTCCGGCAGACGGCCGCATCCTGCGCTCCGCGAACCTGCAGACACAGGAGGCAGCCCTCACCGGCGAGAGCGCACCGGTCGACAAAGACGTCACGACGATCGACGGGCACGACGTCGCTCTCGGCGACCGCGCGAACATGCTGTGGCAGAACACGACGGTCACGCGAGGGACCGCCGCGATGGTCATCACCGGAACCGGGATGTCGACCCAGATGGGTCAGATCGCGGCGATGCTGACCGCCGTCGCTCCCTCGAAGTCGCCGCTGCAGCGCGAACTCGACGGCCTCACGAAGGTGCTCGGCTTCGTCGCGTGGGGTGCCGTGGCGATCATGATCATCTTGGGTCTGCTGCGCGGCGAGACGATCGCGACAGTCCTTCTGGTCGGTATCGCGATGGCTGTGTCCGCGATTCCGTCAGCCCTGCCCACCTTCGTGCAGGGGATGCTCGCGTACGGAGCCCGGCAGCTCGCCGAGCACCGCGCGGTGGTCAAGAACCTCAGCGATGTCGAGACGCTGGGAGCGACATCCGCCATCAACTCCGACAAGACCGGCACGCTCACGCTCAACCAGATGACCGCGACCAAGCTGTATGCGCTCGGTCAGTGGTTCACCGTCGAGGGCGAGGGCTACCGCAAGACCGGGGCACTGCGGCACGCCGCCGGCAAGGATGTTCCCGATTTCACGCCGCTGGCCTACGGCCTGTGCCTGAACTCCGACGCGACGGTCTCGGATGCCGGGGTCGTCGTCGGCGATCCCACCGAGGCCGCCCTCGTCGTGCTGGCCGCGAAGCTGGGCGTCGACGCAGAGGAGAGCCGGCGCGCCTATCCGCGCGAAGCCGAAGTGCCCTTCGACTCCGCCTACAAGTTCATGGTGACCTTCCACCACGCGCCGCTGCAGGGCACCGAGACGTTCCTCGCGACGATGAAGGGCGGGCCGGATGTCGTCATCGACCGGTGCTCGCACGTCGTGACTGCTGACGGTGTCGTGCCGATTGCTGACGCGAAAGACAGCATCCTGGAGGCCAATGCGGAGCTCAGCCGCAACGGCCTGCGGGTCCTCGCGATCGCGGTGCGTGACCTGGCGGGTCAGGAGGCCGCGGCGAAGTCCGATCCGATGAGCCTGGCCGAGGACTTCACCTTCGTGGCGCTCGTCGGCATCATCGACCCCCTGCGGCCCGAGGCGATCGAGGCCGTGCGCATCGCGGGCGAGGCGGGCATCGAGGTGCGCATGATCACCGGCGACCACGCCGTGACCGCCGCCGCCATCGGCGCCCAGCTCGGTCTTGGCCCCGGCGCGATCAGCGGCCCCGAACTGCGCGCGCTCAGCGACGAGGAACTCACGGAACGCCTCCCCGAACTGCACGTGTTCGGCCGGGTCACCCCCGAAGACAAGCTGCGGATCGCCCGGCTCATGCAGGAGCGCGGCGACGTGGTGGCGATGACCGGGGATGCCGTCAACGACGCCGCAGCCCTCAAGCAGGCCGACATCGGCGTTGCGATGGGATCGGGCAGCGAGGTGACGAAGCAGGCCGGCAAGATGATCCTCACCGACGACAACTTCGGCACCCTCGTCGAGGCGATCCGGCTCGGCCGCACGATCTACGACAAGATCGTCAGCTATGTCCGCTACCAGATGGCGACGCTGTTCTCCCTCGTGCTGCTGTTCCTCGTTTCGAGCCTGCTCGACATCAACAACGGCACCCCGATCACGCCGCTCATGGTGCTGTTCCTGAGCTTTTTCATCACCTTCTTCCCCGTCATCGTCATCACCCTCGACCCGAGTCCCACGGGGCTCATGAGCCAGCCTCCGCGCGACACGAAGATCCCGCTCGCGAACGCGCGCTCGATTGGCCAGTGGCTGCTGTACGGCGTCGCGATCTTCGCCGTCGCGCTGGCGGCGATGCTCCTCTCCCCCGGTACCCCGAGTCAGACCGAACCGACGGTTCCCGTCACGATGACCTTCGTCGTGCTGAGTCTCGGGTCGGTGCTCGCGGGCTTCGCGATGCGCCGCGATCCGGGTTCGGGCCTTGCCGCACCGATCACCAACGCTCTGAAGTGGATGTGGATCCCCATCGTGCTCACAGTGCTCTCGGTCGAGCTGGACTTCATGAACGCCCTGCTGATGACGACGCCGCTGGATGCCGCGCAGTGGTGGCTCGCGATCGGACTCGCCCTGATCCCCCGATCGTGGTCGAGGTCGACAAGCTCATCCGCCGCTCACTCAGGTGAGGCCTGTGCGCACCCCGAAAAAGTCGGTGACACCGGTGGTTGCCAGGCTCGTCTCCCAGAGGATCTTCTCCGAGGCGGGATCACGCTCGGGCTCCATCAGCACCGGCGGGCCTGGCTCGCCGCGACCGGCGGGACCGTAGAATTCGCCGGTCTGAGCGGCCGGATCGAAGGAGGCGCGGATGATGCCGAGCGCCCCGTCCTCCACAGAATGCGCGACCTTGAGCGTGCGATTCAGGATGGCGCGGTCGAGCATCCGCGTGCCGCCGGCGCGTCCCGTCTTGGCCTGAAGTCCGGAGTTTGTCGGGCCGGGATGAGCGGTGAGCACCTGGATGCCGCGGGCCTGGTCTTCTGCCGGCATCCGTTCGAGGAGGGCGTAAGAGAACAGCAGGTTCGCGAGCTTGGACTGCTGATAGCGGCGCCACTTTCCGAAGCCGGGGAATCCGTCGCCGCCCAGATGGCCGCCGCGGCGCTCGAGGTACTCGGCCTTCAGTGCGGGACCGCGCCGCGCGCCGCTGGAGTGGCTCACGACACGTGCGCGTCCTCGGGCCTCGGCGCCCCGTTGGAGGACGGGCCACACCAGCGAGGTCAGCAGGAAGTGCGAGAGGTGGTTGGTCTGCATCTGCACATCGCAGCCGTCCGGGGTCGCCTGGTCGGGTAG
- a CDS encoding TetR/AcrR family transcriptional regulator: MSASTTAERADGRERIVACALELLHRDHPDDLSIREVSRRAGVSSGTPYHHFGDKAGLLAACARVGWADLTTRIRAVDRDDPIAAQLRQIAHAYFDFALANPGCYRLMMSRLFHDAARFGDLDTLRAEAMGEVTSRIPVPDAPPADPIAAKSRAMGLWSMLHGYATLRLDGAVTGEPDPDAQLSALADLFVRVALLPPQD, translated from the coding sequence ATGTCGGCGAGCACCACCGCCGAGCGTGCGGACGGACGCGAGCGGATCGTCGCCTGTGCGCTCGAACTCCTCCACCGCGACCACCCCGACGACCTCTCGATCCGCGAGGTGAGCCGGCGCGCGGGCGTCTCCTCGGGCACGCCCTACCACCACTTCGGCGACAAGGCCGGGTTGCTCGCCGCGTGCGCGCGCGTGGGATGGGCAGACCTCACCACCCGCATCCGCGCCGTCGACCGCGATGATCCGATCGCTGCGCAGCTGCGGCAGATCGCTCATGCCTACTTCGACTTCGCGCTGGCCAACCCGGGGTGCTACCGCCTCATGATGTCGCGGCTGTTTCATGACGCCGCACGCTTCGGCGACCTCGACACGCTCCGCGCGGAGGCGATGGGCGAGGTCACCAGCAGGATCCCTGTCCCGGATGCCCCACCCGCCGACCCGATCGCGGCCAAGTCGCGCGCCATGGGCCTGTGGTCGATGCTGCACGGATACGCGACCCTGCGCCTGGACGGCGCCGTCACCGGCGAACCCGATCCGGATGCGCAGCTCTCGGCCCTCGCCGATCTCTTCGTGAGGGTCGCTCTCCTGCCACCGCAGGACTGA
- a CDS encoding VOC family protein: MSGLVPYLHFDGTARNALTFYQSVFGGELELFTYGEFSRTDGPKDAIAHGSLSGLVTLFAADAAPGEASVSMAGMEFSLLGTASPDELTRWFAALADGGTVLDALQLRPWGDHDGMVKDRFGVAWLIGYQG, encoded by the coding sequence ATGAGCGGCCTTGTCCCCTACCTGCACTTCGACGGCACCGCGCGGAACGCACTGACCTTCTATCAGTCCGTGTTCGGCGGCGAGCTCGAACTGTTCACGTATGGCGAGTTCTCGCGCACCGACGGACCGAAGGATGCGATCGCGCACGGGTCCCTCTCGGGCCTCGTGACGCTGTTCGCCGCGGATGCCGCGCCCGGCGAAGCATCCGTGTCGATGGCCGGGATGGAGTTCTCATTGCTCGGCACCGCATCGCCCGATGAGCTCACGCGGTGGTTTGCCGCACTCGCCGACGGAGGCACGGTGCTAGATGCACTCCAGCTGCGCCCCTGGGGCGACCACGACGGCATGGTGAAAGACCGCTTCGGCGTTGCCTGGCTGATCGGCTATCAGGGGTAG
- a CDS encoding amidohydrolase family protein: MVKLIGIEEHWTLGRVDEALRALPPTDVDESLALNEHGDSAGRLADLGAGRAAVMAAQGVDMQILSLAPPGTQGLRAADAVAMSRDANDAVAAVVRDHPTRFGAMATLPLADPAAAAAELECAVGLGLAGVMVYGRVGDVLLDDPRFDDVWAVAERMRQPVFIHPQIPAETVRGAVYRGLDASADLALATYAWGWHLEAGTAALRLMARGVLDRYPGLRLVLGHWGELLLFWHQRANGIARAAQLERSVTEYLQQNVWITASGMLDPAMLAHALSVTTSDRILFSTDYPFQQPTAAQIDEFLTHLPDDEAREAFAHANAEALFGL; encoded by the coding sequence ATGGTGAAGCTCATCGGCATCGAAGAGCACTGGACCCTCGGCCGTGTTGACGAGGCCTTGCGGGCCCTCCCGCCGACAGACGTGGATGAGAGCCTCGCACTCAACGAGCACGGCGATAGCGCGGGACGTCTCGCCGACCTCGGCGCCGGACGCGCGGCCGTGATGGCGGCTCAGGGCGTCGACATGCAGATCCTCTCTCTGGCTCCGCCCGGCACGCAGGGCCTTCGCGCCGCGGATGCCGTTGCCATGAGCCGGGATGCCAATGACGCGGTGGCTGCCGTGGTTCGTGATCATCCGACTCGGTTCGGTGCAATGGCCACCCTGCCTCTGGCGGACCCGGCGGCTGCGGCTGCTGAACTCGAATGCGCGGTCGGACTCGGCCTTGCCGGGGTCATGGTCTACGGCCGGGTCGGTGACGTGCTCCTGGACGATCCCCGATTCGACGATGTGTGGGCTGTCGCCGAACGGATGCGGCAACCCGTCTTCATCCATCCGCAGATCCCGGCTGAGACCGTGCGCGGCGCCGTCTATCGCGGACTCGACGCATCCGCCGACCTCGCGCTCGCGACCTACGCGTGGGGGTGGCACCTCGAGGCGGGCACGGCGGCACTGCGCCTGATGGCTCGCGGAGTGCTCGACCGCTATCCGGGCCTGCGCCTGGTCCTCGGCCACTGGGGTGAGCTGCTGCTCTTCTGGCATCAGCGCGCGAACGGTATCGCGCGCGCCGCGCAGCTCGAGCGCTCGGTCACGGAGTACCTGCAGCAGAACGTGTGGATCACGGCCTCGGGGATGCTCGATCCGGCGATGCTCGCTCACGCCCTGAGCGTCACGACGTCGGATCGGATTCTCTTCTCGACCGACTACCCGTTTCAGCAGCCTACGGCCGCGCAGATAGACGAGTTCCTCACGCACCTCCCCGACGATGAGGCGCGTGAAGCGTTCGCCCACGCGAATGCCGAGGCTCTCTTCGGGCTGTGA
- a CDS encoding TetR/AcrR family transcriptional regulator codes for MEPGLTRSERRAATAARILDAAQAEFGAHGEDGATIRGIAQRAGVDPSLVLQHYGSKQALFALAVRPAPDLSADDVTAHLAEVIQIRLKELSPATRALMRSMLTSSEAASVMRDYLRERTENLASAMTGDDAELRAALMVSSILGVTLARHFFHLEPLVDADEDAVAAVADAWLAPLS; via the coding sequence ATGGAACCAGGGTTGACGCGGTCGGAGCGCCGTGCAGCGACAGCAGCGCGGATCCTTGACGCCGCGCAGGCCGAGTTCGGCGCTCATGGCGAGGACGGCGCGACGATCCGCGGCATCGCTCAGCGCGCGGGGGTCGATCCCTCCCTCGTGCTGCAGCACTACGGGTCGAAACAGGCGCTCTTTGCTCTGGCGGTCCGCCCCGCGCCCGATCTGAGCGCAGACGACGTCACCGCCCACCTGGCCGAGGTCATCCAGATCCGACTGAAAGAGCTCTCCCCCGCGACACGCGCCCTCATGCGTTCGATGCTCACGTCTTCCGAAGCGGCTTCCGTGATGCGCGACTATCTGCGCGAGCGCACCGAGAACCTTGCCTCAGCGATGACCGGCGACGATGCGGAACTGCGCGCGGCACTCATGGTCTCGAGCATCCTCGGCGTCACTCTCGCCCGTCACTTCTTCCACCTCGAGCCGCTCGTCGACGCCGACGAGGATGCCGTGGCCGCAGTGGCCGATGCGTGGCTTGCGCCCCTGAGCTGA
- a CDS encoding linear amide C-N hydrolase — MCTNFKMKQAKDGSVVVGRSMEFPGLIDWSLAVVPPGTEGRGRTPKAGQRSKTWTTTHGIVGICALGDPLLVNDGINTAGLSAHGLYMPNGFCTYAEFAGDGNDLSEEDLITFLLGTCATLDEVKEAVQSISVWGWDPGVGFVPPLHILMHSEEGSLAIEFHPDGIHVVDNPTGVGTNAPYLDWHLTNLNNYVGLSPDVAPGEDVLGVRLSQFGQGGGLMGLPGDYTGPSRFVRAAAFVALSEQPVDSQGAELQTMHVLNAFDIPAGIIEESLPDGRRVPEITDWVAISNLSDKRYIYRTPSDPRLYSIDVATVDYSQGLRHVPFTTASPYVEMTV; from the coding sequence ATGTGCACGAACTTCAAAATGAAGCAGGCCAAGGACGGTTCCGTGGTTGTGGGACGGAGCATGGAGTTCCCTGGCCTGATCGATTGGTCGCTGGCGGTGGTTCCGCCGGGGACGGAAGGGCGGGGCAGGACTCCCAAGGCCGGGCAGCGGTCGAAGACCTGGACCACGACGCACGGAATCGTCGGGATTTGCGCGTTGGGCGACCCGCTTCTGGTCAACGACGGCATCAACACCGCGGGACTGTCCGCGCACGGCCTGTATATGCCCAATGGGTTCTGCACATACGCCGAGTTCGCTGGTGACGGCAACGACCTGTCGGAGGAGGATCTCATCACGTTCCTCCTGGGCACGTGCGCAACCCTTGATGAGGTCAAGGAGGCAGTCCAGTCGATCAGCGTGTGGGGGTGGGATCCCGGGGTGGGTTTCGTGCCTCCTCTGCACATTCTGATGCACAGCGAGGAGGGTTCGCTGGCGATTGAGTTTCACCCGGACGGCATCCATGTCGTCGACAACCCGACAGGGGTGGGCACGAACGCGCCGTACCTCGATTGGCACCTGACGAACCTGAACAACTACGTGGGGCTGAGCCCCGACGTGGCACCCGGTGAGGATGTTCTCGGCGTGCGCCTCTCGCAGTTTGGTCAGGGCGGCGGACTCATGGGCCTGCCGGGGGACTACACCGGGCCGTCGCGCTTCGTTCGGGCTGCGGCATTCGTTGCGCTCTCCGAGCAGCCCGTGGACTCCCAGGGCGCGGAGCTGCAGACCATGCACGTGCTCAATGCCTTCGACATCCCCGCGGGCATCATCGAAGAGAGCCTGCCGGACGGGAGGCGGGTTCCGGAGATCACCGATTGGGTAGCCATCAGCAACCTCTCCGACAAGCGGTACATCTACCGCACGCCGAGTGACCCCCGTCTCTACTCGATCGACGTCGCGACGGTTGATTACTCGCAGGGCCTGCGACACGTCCCCTTCACGACAGCGTCGCCGTACGTGGAGATGACGGTCTAG
- a CDS encoding pilus assembly protein TadG-related protein, translating to MTALRRRLRRATEVGSDDEGSILPLVLGYAMLAIVLILVTVDATSLYLAQKRLDSVADAAALAGADGFTLTITAGAPRAELSSGDVYAQASALLAQSDADANLVSASTPDGVSARVTVAGQWHPPVFSLFVPDGVALQATATSRNALR from the coding sequence ATGACGGCGCTACGGAGACGGCTTCGCCGGGCAACGGAGGTCGGGAGCGACGACGAGGGCAGCATCCTGCCGCTCGTTCTCGGGTACGCGATGCTCGCGATCGTGCTGATCCTCGTGACGGTGGATGCGACGAGCCTCTACCTCGCGCAGAAGCGGCTCGACAGTGTTGCCGATGCCGCCGCGCTCGCCGGCGCCGACGGATTCACCCTCACCATTACGGCCGGTGCGCCGCGCGCCGAACTGTCGTCGGGCGATGTGTACGCCCAGGCGAGCGCGCTGCTGGCGCAGTCGGATGCCGACGCGAACCTGGTCTCGGCATCCACCCCCGACGGAGTCTCTGCGCGCGTGACGGTTGCGGGGCAGTGGCACCCGCCGGTGTTCAGCCTCTTCGTGCCCGACGGTGTCGCGCTACAGGCCACCGCCACCAGCCGCAACGCCCTGCGGTGA
- a CDS encoding TadE family protein, giving the protein MIREERGSASLEFLTVGLLMLVPLIYVVVALGQIQHQALGAEAAARHVARAISLSTDAASARSSASDVLSAVMREYDLDASTTALSISCVPASGSCPTAGATVRVSVATRVSLPLSPPVLGLDQIATVPVEASAVQRVSRFWSGG; this is encoded by the coding sequence GTGATCCGCGAGGAGCGAGGCTCGGCGTCGCTGGAGTTCCTCACGGTCGGGCTTCTCATGCTCGTGCCCCTCATCTACGTCGTCGTCGCGCTCGGGCAGATACAACACCAGGCGCTCGGCGCCGAAGCCGCCGCGCGTCACGTCGCCCGAGCCATCTCGCTGTCGACGGATGCGGCATCCGCCCGGTCGAGCGCATCCGACGTGCTGTCCGCGGTGATGCGCGAGTACGACCTGGATGCGTCCACGACAGCGTTGTCGATCTCGTGTGTCCCCGCGTCGGGCTCATGCCCGACCGCGGGGGCAACCGTCCGGGTCTCCGTCGCGACGCGGGTCTCGTTGCCCCTCTCGCCGCCGGTACTGGGACTCGATCAGATCGCGACAGTCCCGGTCGAGGCAAGCGCGGTGCAGCGGGTGTCGAGGTTCTGGAGCGGGGGATGA
- a CDS encoding TadE/TadG family type IV pilus assembly protein, producing MSDRGVWDEDRGSAPVEFVMVAALLTALTLGVIQLGVATYVRNVVHDAAVEGAYHGALADTSTASAADRTREVITRAIGPEYGADVGTRVIAIDGQSVVEVTVRTGIPLVGLWPSGLQTEVTAHAPLESFDR from the coding sequence GTGAGTGACCGTGGCGTCTGGGATGAGGATCGGGGCTCTGCTCCGGTCGAGTTCGTCATGGTCGCCGCCCTGCTCACGGCCCTCACCCTCGGCGTCATCCAGCTCGGCGTCGCAACCTACGTGCGAAACGTCGTGCACGACGCGGCGGTCGAAGGTGCCTATCACGGTGCTCTCGCCGACACCTCGACCGCGTCGGCGGCCGATCGTACGCGCGAGGTCATCACGCGCGCGATCGGGCCCGAGTACGGCGCTGATGTGGGAACACGCGTGATCGCGATCGACGGGCAATCGGTCGTTGAGGTCACAGTGCGGACCGGCATCCCGCTGGTCGGACTGTGGCCGAGCGGTCTGCAGACGGAGGTGACCGCGCATGCTCCGCTGGAGTCGTTCGATCGCTGA
- a CDS encoding type II secretion system F family protein: MNPTDIALAVVLGGGLAGGLLLVFSASPRWRARGLTARLAPYLRDVTDGDPARAFSAITVPVLGAAAPAWDAAAEGLARVRSSWHRSRAVVWALLGAGGGAALATVVALTQGPHPALLALPLVAAAAAAVGEQSLRRSGERARERRLQEELPVVLEFLALCLSAGEGLLDALRRVGSRGTGELAAGIREVVVEVGTGSALTDALLSFARREDSPALSRAIDQLVAAVERGTPLADVLHAHAADARAGEQRELIEQAGRKEIAMLVPLVFLILPVSVLFAIFPGVVMLDLG; the protein is encoded by the coding sequence GTGAACCCCACCGACATCGCGCTCGCTGTCGTTCTCGGGGGAGGACTGGCCGGAGGCCTGCTCCTCGTGTTCTCCGCGTCGCCGCGCTGGCGCGCCCGTGGCCTGACTGCCCGCCTCGCCCCGTATCTGCGCGATGTCACTGACGGCGATCCCGCTCGCGCGTTCAGCGCAATCACGGTCCCCGTTCTGGGCGCTGCAGCCCCGGCCTGGGATGCCGCGGCCGAGGGGCTGGCACGTGTCCGGAGTTCCTGGCACCGTTCGCGCGCTGTCGTGTGGGCACTGCTGGGAGCCGGCGGGGGAGCAGCGCTGGCGACGGTCGTTGCTCTGACGCAGGGACCGCATCCGGCTCTCCTCGCCCTGCCGCTTGTCGCTGCTGCCGCCGCGGCGGTGGGAGAGCAGTCTCTGCGACGTTCCGGTGAGCGGGCACGGGAACGTCGCCTGCAGGAAGAGCTGCCGGTCGTCTTGGAGTTCCTTGCTCTCTGCTTGTCTGCGGGGGAGGGGCTGCTGGATGCGCTGCGGCGCGTGGGCAGCCGCGGAACCGGTGAGCTTGCCGCCGGCATCCGGGAGGTCGTCGTCGAGGTCGGCACCGGATCGGCGCTCACGGATGCCCTGCTCTCGTTCGCGCGTCGGGAAGACAGCCCCGCGCTCTCCCGCGCTATCGATCAACTCGTGGCGGCGGTGGAGCGGGGCACGCCACTCGCGGATGTGCTGCACGCCCACGCCGCTGACGCGCGGGCGGGTGAACAGCGGGAGCTCATCGAGCAGGCCGGGCGCAAGGAGATCGCAATGCTCGTGCCGCTCGTGTTCCTGATCCTGCCCGTGAGCGTGCTGTTCGCGATCTTCCCGGGCGTCGTGATGCTCGACCTCGGATAA
- a CDS encoding type II secretion system F family protein, giving the protein MTLLVGAMLGAGMLLVLSPWLWPARRDTSSPATTSALTRLIGEAGFAERATARTVVVCAAFGGAVAAALAWLIFPVLPLWSLAGLVGAYAPIAWLQSRARRRAKERRGLWPDVCDLLVSSVRAGMSLADAVASLAVSGPERLRPDFARFARDVAASGHLDAALAGLKTRLADPIADRIVETLRMAREVGGTELVPTLRALGSAVRADATLRAEVEARQSWIRAAAVLGAVAPWVILGLLALRPEAAAAYGSPQGIALILGGAVVTVVAFRLMLRVGRLPEPRRWFA; this is encoded by the coding sequence ATGACGCTGCTCGTCGGGGCGATGCTCGGCGCAGGGATGCTGCTTGTTCTCTCGCCGTGGCTGTGGCCTGCCCGGCGCGACACGTCATCGCCTGCGACGACCTCGGCGCTGACCCGACTGATCGGTGAGGCAGGGTTCGCCGAGCGCGCGACTGCACGCACCGTCGTGGTCTGCGCGGCCTTTGGTGGTGCGGTTGCCGCAGCGCTGGCGTGGCTGATTTTCCCCGTGCTGCCGCTGTGGAGTCTCGCTGGTCTCGTCGGGGCATACGCCCCGATTGCGTGGCTGCAGTCTCGGGCACGGCGGCGCGCGAAAGAGCGCCGTGGCCTCTGGCCCGACGTGTGCGACCTGCTGGTCTCGTCGGTTCGGGCCGGGATGTCGCTCGCGGATGCCGTCGCGAGTCTTGCCGTCTCGGGCCCGGAGCGCCTGCGACCCGACTTCGCCCGTTTCGCGCGGGATGTCGCGGCCTCCGGTCATCTGGATGCTGCACTCGCTGGGCTCAAGACCCGACTGGCCGATCCGATTGCCGACCGCATCGTCGAGACGCTGCGGATGGCGCGCGAGGTCGGCGGCACGGAACTGGTTCCAACGCTGCGCGCTCTGGGGTCGGCGGTGCGCGCCGACGCCACCTTGCGGGCCGAGGTCGAAGCACGCCAGTCGTGGATTCGCGCGGCCGCAGTTCTCGGCGCCGTCGCCCCGTGGGTGATCCTCGGGCTGCTGGCGCTTCGGCCGGAAGCTGCTGCCGCGTACGGCTCGCCGCAGGGGATCGCACTGATCCTGGGCGGAGCGGTTGTGACGGTGGTCGCGTTTCGCCTCATGCTCCGCGTGGGTAGGCTTCCCGAGCCGCGGAGGTGGTTTGCGTGA